The proteins below are encoded in one region of Chitinophagaceae bacterium:
- the moaA gene encoding GTP 3',8-cyclase MoaA translates to MLIDQYNSVHNYLRISLTDNCNLRCFYCMPEEEYEFTKQANLMQADEIESLAKTFVQLGVNKIRLTGGEPLVRKDAADIILRLSKLPVKLTLTTNGTRLHEFVDVLKEAGVRSLNVSLDTLQAATFQHLTRRDQFFKVYDNIQLLINRNFHVKVNAVVMKGLNDGEINDFIAWTKDTPVHVRFIEFMPFSGNQWTSNQVFTWQEILQVVEQQYSFLPLKNEEHDTAKGYIVPGHAGTFSVISTMSAPFCSSCNRMRLTADGKMKNCLFAEKEMDLLTALRSGQDVTQLIEQNIAAKAKELGGQFTADFEHINAESIHNRSMIGIGG, encoded by the coding sequence ATGCTGATTGATCAATATAACAGTGTACATAATTATTTACGGATATCGTTAACCGATAACTGTAACCTTCGTTGTTTCTACTGCATGCCTGAAGAGGAGTATGAATTTACGAAACAGGCAAATCTAATGCAGGCAGATGAAATTGAATCGCTGGCAAAAACATTTGTACAACTGGGTGTAAATAAGATCCGTTTAACAGGTGGTGAGCCATTGGTAAGGAAAGATGCGGCAGATATTATTCTTCGGTTATCAAAATTGCCTGTTAAACTCACACTCACAACTAACGGCACAAGACTGCATGAGTTTGTTGATGTGCTGAAAGAAGCAGGTGTGCGTTCACTCAATGTAAGTCTTGATACATTGCAGGCTGCTACTTTTCAGCATCTTACAAGAAGAGATCAGTTTTTCAAAGTGTATGATAATATTCAGCTGCTCATCAACCGCAACTTTCATGTAAAGGTAAATGCTGTGGTGATGAAAGGTTTGAACGATGGTGAGATCAACGATTTTATTGCATGGACAAAAGATACACCTGTGCATGTCCGCTTTATTGAGTTTATGCCTTTCAGCGGTAACCAATGGACAAGCAACCAGGTATTCACCTGGCAAGAGATATTGCAAGTTGTAGAGCAGCAATATTCTTTTCTCCCGTTAAAGAATGAAGAGCATGATACAGCGAAGGGGTATATCGTTCCCGGTCATGCCGGAACATTTTCTGTTATCAGTACCATGAGTGCGCCTTTTTGCAGCAGTTGCAACCGCATGCGCTTAACAGCAGATGGTAAAATGAAAAACTGCTTGTTTGCTGAAAAGGAAATGGATCTGCTAACTGCTTTACGAAGCGGGCAAGATGTAACACAACTCATCGAGCAAAATATTGCAGCAAAAGCAAAAGAGCTTGGCGGACAATTCACTGCCGACTTTGAACACATCAATGCAGAAAGCATTCATAACAGAAGTATGATTGGAATTGGGGGATAG
- a CDS encoding molybdenum cofactor guanylyltransferase, translating to MTGIILCGGQSSRMGSDKGLLKLEAKTWAQTAVDKLSTLNIPVKLSVNRQQHNDYAEVFTAGDLVVDAASLQLHGPLLGVLSSHLQYPGEDLFVFACDMPLIEPALLKELYTHYEQNPDHDAFVFMNDHEPEPLCAVYTARGLSTIFEMLQSGHLTKHSMKFMLDHLSVFTVPLKEEQKKQFRNFNAHAELNGL from the coding sequence ATGACAGGAATTATTTTATGTGGCGGACAAAGCTCCCGGATGGGCAGCGACAAAGGCCTGTTGAAACTGGAAGCAAAAACATGGGCACAAACGGCTGTTGATAAACTCAGCACATTAAATATTCCTGTAAAACTATCTGTTAACAGGCAACAGCACAATGATTATGCAGAAGTATTTACTGCCGGTGATTTAGTTGTTGATGCTGCTTCACTTCAACTGCATGGACCTTTGCTCGGTGTATTAAGCAGTCACCTCCAATATCCCGGTGAAGATTTATTTGTATTTGCCTGCGATATGCCGCTGATAGAACCAGCTTTACTCAAAGAACTTTATACACATTACGAACAAAATCCGGATCATGATGCATTTGTATTTATGAATGATCATGAACCGGAACCTTTATGTGCTGTTTATACGGCAAGAGGATTATCAACTATTTTCGAAATGTTACAAAGCGGCCATTTAACAAAACACAGCATGAAGTTTATGCTCGATCATCTTTCTGTGTTTACTGTTCCATTAAAAGAGGAACAGAAAAAACAATTCCGCAATTTTAATGCGCACGCCGAATTAAACGGGTTGTAA
- a CDS encoding MOSC domain-containing protein produces MLTVTHLYVYPIKSLGGIELTNARLTDRGFEHDRRWMLVDEENRFMTQRVYPQMALLRTAIHANELTVYEKGNETDKISLNLYPAGNEMIKVQVWDDVCDAMQMSDKANQWFSQKLNHVCKLVYMPDATKRKVNAEYALNDDINGFSDAFPVLMIGQASLDDLNSRLEKPVPMNRFRPNIVFTGGEAFEEDTMKHFQISGTDFYAVKPCARCVTTTTDQETGITAKEPLKTLSTYRAANNNVYFGQNILYKKEGVIQVGDELKVVQTKASLHLNA; encoded by the coding sequence ATGCTTACAGTCACTCATTTATATGTTTACCCCATTAAGTCCTTAGGCGGAATTGAGCTTACAAATGCCCGGTTAACAGACAGGGGTTTTGAGCACGACCGCCGCTGGATGCTGGTGGATGAAGAAAACCGGTTTATGACACAACGGGTATATCCTCAAATGGCGTTGTTGCGTACAGCCATTCATGCAAATGAATTAACCGTTTATGAAAAGGGCAATGAAACAGATAAGATCAGTCTTAACTTGTACCCAGCCGGAAATGAAATGATAAAAGTGCAGGTATGGGATGATGTATGTGATGCAATGCAAATGAGTGATAAGGCAAATCAATGGTTTTCTCAAAAGTTGAATCATGTTTGCAAACTGGTGTATATGCCCGATGCCACCAAACGAAAAGTGAATGCTGAGTATGCATTGAATGATGATATTAACGGTTTCTCTGATGCGTTTCCTGTGCTAATGATAGGTCAGGCATCGCTGGATGATTTGAACAGCAGGTTGGAAAAGCCAGTACCAATGAACCGCTTTCGTCCCAATATTGTTTTCACAGGTGGAGAGGCGTTTGAAGAAGATACCATGAAACATTTTCAGATCAGTGGAACTGATTTTTATGCTGTGAAACCCTGTGCAAGATGTGTAACCACAACCACCGACCAGGAAACGGGCATTACAGCAAAAGAGCCGCTGAAAACATTATCAACATACAGGGCAGCAAATAACAACGTATATTTCGGACAAAATATTTTATACAAAAAAGAAGGTGTGATTCAGGTGGGAGATGAGTTGAAAGTTGTGCAAACAAAAGCGTCACTGCATTTGAATGCCTGA
- a CDS encoding SelT/SelW/SelH family protein translates to MKPVITIEYCPKCHWLLRSAYMAQELLTTFENELKGVTLQPSEVSGDFHISIDGKEIFNRKTYGGFPEIKELKQLVRDHVSPGKSLGHADTKPHHQSSL, encoded by the coding sequence ATGAAACCCGTTATTACCATTGAATACTGTCCCAAATGCCACTGGCTTTTAAGATCGGCATATATGGCGCAGGAATTACTTACCACATTTGAAAATGAACTGAAAGGAGTAACACTTCAACCAAGCGAGGTAAGCGGCGACTTTCATATTTCTATTGATGGCAAGGAAATCTTTAACCGGAAAACCTATGGTGGTTTTCCCGAAATAAAAGAACTGAAACAACTCGTAAGAGATCATGTAAGCCCGGGGAAAAGTTTAGGTCATGCTGATACCAAACCTCATCATCAAAGTTCCCTTTAA
- a CDS encoding rubredoxin translates to MAPFYSCFSAEPCRQNESCSKSYSGKKETEKNAVAVYVHQCRHCLTVYDETIGEPENNIPAGVNFELLPDDYSCSLCEAEKEAFVKIEKSTLGLQPV, encoded by the coding sequence ATTGCACCGTTCTATTCTTGCTTTTCAGCAGAACCGTGCAGGCAAAACGAAAGCTGCTCAAAAAGTTATTCCGGTAAAAAAGAAACAGAAAAGAATGCTGTTGCCGTTTATGTACATCAGTGCAGGCACTGCCTCACAGTTTATGATGAAACAATTGGTGAGCCAGAAAATAATATTCCTGCAGGAGTAAATTTTGAATTGTTGCCAGATGATTATTCCTGTTCTTTGTGTGAAGCGGAAAAAGAAGCCTTTGTAAAAATTGAAAAATCAACATTGGGTTTACAACCCGTTTAA